The window GCTGACAATATAAGTCTGGTCATCCGGAAGGCTGCGGGCCGCGGCGGCTACTTGGGCTTGAACGGGATTGCGGGCGTGCAAAAAAACCTCCTGCTGCTCGAAACCGTGATCGCTCAGGATATTTGCCCGCGCCAACAAGCCCCGCCAAAAATCTGGATCTCCTTCCCGGCATGATTCAATGGCGCGAGCCACATAAGACAAGGTCGCCGCTGTCAGCCAGATTTTTACCCCAGATTCAGCGGCCCTTGACAACAATGTTGAAACCGTCGAAGAACCATCAACCGCCCACGCCTGCGCCAAGTCGGGATCCAAAACCCAGTGTTTTTGAACTTTTGCCACGTCTCAGATTCTCTTGGTTTAGGTCTTGCCGGAAGCAATGGACACTTCCACCGCCATCGCGCACAATAAATTCATGTACGTTACCCAATTTGCCCGGCATGGGCAACATCACCACCAATGAACACCTTTTACCCCGCTGTAGCCCAATGGTTCCGGGAAACCTTCGGCCAACCCACTGACTGTCAAAAGCTTGCCTGGCAAGCCCTGAAGGAAAACCACCACACCCTGGTCGCCGCCCCCACAGGTTCCGGGAAAACCCTGGCGGCCTTTCTCTCCGCCATCGACCATCTGGTCAAACAAGCGGCTGAGGGAACTTTAGCCACCGGTGTCCAGGCCGTCTATGTCTCTCCCCTTAAAGCCCTCAGCCATGATATCGAACGCAACCTGGCGGAACCTCTGGAAGCGATTCAGAAAAAGCTTTTTGAAGAGGGTATATCCCATCCACCCATCCGCGCCCAATGCCGCACCGGCGACCCCCCCCAAGCGGTTCGAACCGCCATGGCCAAACACCCGCCCCATATCCTGGTCACTACCCCCGAATCCCTTTATATCCTGTTGACCTCGGAAAGCGGGCGGCGAATGCTTGAAACCACCCGCACAGTGATTGTCGACGAACTCCACGCCCTGATTGGCAACAAACGGGGCGCGCACCTGGCTTTGTCTCTGGAACGTCTGCAACATCTTTGCCAACACCCGCTTACCCGAATCGGCCTATCCGCCACCCAGACGCCCCTGGCAACCACCGCCCGATTTCTACTCGGATCAGATATCCCCTTGGACCAATGTGAAATTATCGATAGCGGCCACTTGCGCCCTCTGGATCTGGATATCGTGTTGCCGGACCTGCCACTGGAGGCCGTTCTCTCTCAGGAAGCGGCCAAATCCCTGTACGACCGTATGTCCGGGATGATTCGTCAGCACCGCACGACTCTGGTATTCGTCAATACCCGGCGGCAGGCGGAGCGGGTGGCGCGGGCGTTGAGCGAGCGACTGGGGGAAGAACACGTCACTTCCCATCACGGCAGCCTTTCCCGCCCGCAACGCCTGGACGCGGAAAAAAGGCTGAAAGCCGGGGAACTCAAGGCGCTGGTGGCAACAGCGTCATTGGAACTGGGCATCGATATCGGCGATGTGGACCTGGTTTGCCAACTGGGCACCACCGATTCTATTGCCACCTTTTTGCAGCGGGTGGGCCGGGCCGGTCACAGCCTGGAGAAAACCCCCAAGGGCCGTCTGTTTCCCACTAGCCGGGATGAATTGATTGTCGCCCTGGCTTTGATTGACGCCATCCAGCGGCGGGAATTGGAGACTTACCAGATTATCGCCCGGCCTTTGGACGTACTGGCCCAGCAAATTGTGGCCATGGCCGCTTGTGAAGATTGGCATGAAGACAACCTGTTCCACTGTATCCGCAAGGCCGCGCCTTACCGGGACCTGCCCAGGGATACCTTCGACGATGTTATTCAAATGCTTGCCACCGGTTACACCACCCGCCGGGGCCGTCGCGGCGCTTATCTTCATTACGACGCCATTCACCGCCAAATCAAGGGCCGCAAGGGCGCGCGCTTGACTGCGATTACCTGCGGCGGCGCGATTCCCGACAATGCCGATTACCGGGTGATTTTGGAACCTTCCGGAGAATGCATCGGCTCGGTGGACGAGGACTTCGCCGTGGAAAGCCTGGCCGGCGACATATTCCAGTTGGGCAATAATAGCTGGCGGGTGTTGCGGCTGGAACAAGACAGCCTGCGGGTGGAAGACGCCCAGGGACAACCGCCGAGCATTCCCTTCTGGTTCGGAGAAGCGCCGGGGCGCAGCGATGTGCTGGCGTCGGCGGTCTCGCGGCTGCGGCAAGCCATTTTTGACAGTACTCAAAAAACCGGCATTCAATCCACCCAAAACAACCTGGTTCAACAACTCAACATCAACCCCCAGGCTATCCGCCAGGCGGTGGAATATCTGGCGGCGGCCGGCAAAGCCCTCGGCGTCATGCCCAGCCAGGAAAATATTGTCATGGAACGCTTTTTCGACGAAGCCGGCGATCTTCACCTCATCATTCACAGCCCTTTTGGCAGCCGCATCAACCGGGCGTGGGGACTGGCCCTGCGCAAGCGCTTTTGCCGCGGTTTCAACTTTGAGCTTCAGGCTGCCGCCACCGAAGACGCCCTGTTGCTCTCCCTCGGCGCCGGTCAAAGCTTCCCCCTCGAGTCGGTCAAGGATTTTTTGAAGAGCGCGACTGTCCGCCACCTTCTGATCCAAGCCCTTTTGGACAACCCCATGTTTACCGTCCGTTGGCGCTGGAACGCCACCATTTCCCTGGCGGTGCGGCGCTTTCAAAACGGCCGCAAGACGCCGCCCTATCTGGTGCGAATGCAGGCGGAAGATCTGGTCACTGCGGTATTCCCGGAACAAATGGCCTGCCTGGAAAATATTCAGGGTGACCGCACCATTCCCGACCACCCTTTGATCCAGCAAACCCTGGACGACTGCCTCCATGAAGCCATGGATATCGAAGGGTTGGAACGCATTCTCAAGAACATTGAGACAGATAAGATCAAAGTAACGCCAAAAGAAACCGTGGAACCCTCGCCCCTGGGGGCGGAGATGCTCAGCGCCCGGGTTTATGCCTTTATCGACGGCGCGCCCCTGGAGGAACGCCGGGTCCGGGCCGTGTCCCAGCGCCGCTGGCTGGATCCCGACGACGCGGAGGACTTGGGCAAACTCGCCCCGGAAGCTATCACCCAGGTTCAACAAGAAGCCAAACCGGCGCCAACGAGTCCGGAGGAACTTCACGATACATTGCTGGTTTCAGGATACTTGTTAGAAAATCAACCCGAAGCGCATTGGCAAGGCTGGTTGGATAATTTATGCGAGCAAGGCCGAACCGCGCGTTTGCCCTTGCCGAACCACACCCTGTGGATTGCCGCTGAACACTGGCCTTTGTTTCACGTGCTTTTCCCCGGCCGCACGCCCTCTCCCTTGCCACAACTGCCTCCTGAACTGGCAACCAAGGAAACTACCCCCGAACAAGCCTTGACGGAAATTCTCCGCGCCCGCCTTGCTTGCACCGGCCCCATTCAAACAAACATCCTGGCGGAAGAATTAGGTTTATCCAACACCGTCATCGAACAGGCCCTGCTTCAACTGGAACAGGACGGCGTCATTCTGCGGGGAGATTTCGGCTGGTGCGAGCGGGCCCTCCTGGCCCGGATTCACCGTCTCACCCTCAACGCCTTGCGCGAAGCCATCCAGCCGGTCTCTGGCGCCCAATTCATGCGTTTTCTGTTGCGCTGGCAGCATGTTCATCCGGAAAGCCGGTTGCAAGGCCAGCAAGCATTGATGGAAGTAATTTCCCAGTTGGAAGGATTTGAGGCCACCCCGGAAACCTGGGAGCGGGAGATCCTGCCCATGCGGATGGCGGATTTTCAACCCGAGTGGCTGGATCGTTTGTGTTTGTCCGGGAAATACGCCTGGCTGCGGCTGTCGCCATCGGGCAAGCGTACTCCCATGAAAACCCTGCCCATCGCTTTCGTCGCCCGCCGCCATGTC is drawn from Methylothermaceae bacteria B42 and contains these coding sequences:
- a CDS encoding ATP-dependent DNA helicase; translated protein: MNTFYPAVAQWFRETFGQPTDCQKLAWQALKENHHTLVAAPTGSGKTLAAFLSAIDHLVKQAAEGTLATGVQAVYVSPLKALSHDIERNLAEPLEAIQKKLFEEGISHPPIRAQCRTGDPPQAVRTAMAKHPPHILVTTPESLYILLTSESGRRMLETTRTVIVDELHALIGNKRGAHLALSLERLQHLCQHPLTRIGLSATQTPLATTARFLLGSDIPLDQCEIIDSGHLRPLDLDIVLPDLPLEAVLSQEAAKSLYDRMSGMIRQHRTTLVFVNTRRQAERVARALSERLGEEHVTSHHGSLSRPQRLDAEKRLKAGELKALVATASLELGIDIGDVDLVCQLGTTDSIATFLQRVGRAGHSLEKTPKGRLFPTSRDELIVALALIDAIQRRELETYQIIARPLDVLAQQIVAMAACEDWHEDNLFHCIRKAAPYRDLPRDTFDDVIQMLATGYTTRRGRRGAYLHYDAIHRQIKGRKGARLTAITCGGAIPDNADYRVILEPSGECIGSVDEDFAVESLAGDIFQLGNNSWRVLRLEQDSLRVEDAQGQPPSIPFWFGEAPGRSDVLASAVSRLRQAIFDSTQKTGIQSTQNNLVQQLNINPQAIRQAVEYLAAAGKALGVMPSQENIVMERFFDEAGDLHLIIHSPFGSRINRAWGLALRKRFCRGFNFELQAAATEDALLLSLGAGQSFPLESVKDFLKSATVRHLLIQALLDNPMFTVRWRWNATISLAVRRFQNGRKTPPYLVRMQAEDLVTAVFPEQMACLENIQGDRTIPDHPLIQQTLDDCLHEAMDIEGLERILKNIETDKIKVTPKETVEPSPLGAEMLSARVYAFIDGAPLEERRVRAVSQRRWLDPDDAEDLGKLAPEAITQVQQEAKPAPTSPEELHDTLLVSGYLLENQPEAHWQGWLDNLCEQGRTARLPLPNHTLWIAAEHWPLFHVLFPGRTPSPLPQLPPELATKETTPEQALTEILRARLACTGPIQTNILAEELGLSNTVIEQALLQLEQDGVILRGDFGWCERALLARIHRLTLNALREAIQPVSGAQFMRFLLRWQHVHPESRLQGQQALMEVISQLEGFEATPETWEREILPMRMADFQPEWLDRLCLSGKYAWLRLSPSGKRTPMKTLPIAFVARRHVKLWRNPDSLNPPESPQAQKVLETLEKEGALFFDELQDLCRLLPSQLENALSELIALGWISADSLEGLQALQLPEAKKRRYKRQLNTLENSGRWHRLSSASGEEETQTEYQARKLLKRYGIVCRALAAKEPAMPSWLSLVRVYRRLEARGEIRGGRFIAGQFGEQFALPEAVSMLRKAHKPDQDPPVVISAADPLNLNSVLSPSHPIPKYAGKIRIENGVLKPVNQLKTSA